A part of Synechococcus sp. KORDI-49 genomic DNA contains:
- the hemJ gene encoding protoporphyrinogen oxidase HemJ has protein sequence MSLPPEAYLWFKTLHIVGVVVWFAGLFYLVRLFIYHVEADELAPELQQPFRAQYELMERRLANIITTPGMVVAVAMAIGLLLLQPGWLHESWMHAKLGFVAALLAYHLLCYRLMGQLKTGGCQWSGRQLRAFNELPTLLLVLVVMLVVFKNQFPTSAATWFIVGLVVFMAASIQFYARWRRLRAEAAAEA, from the coding sequence ATGTCGCTTCCTCCTGAGGCTTACCTCTGGTTCAAGACTCTCCACATCGTCGGTGTGGTGGTCTGGTTCGCCGGCCTCTTCTACCTCGTTCGGCTGTTCATCTATCACGTTGAGGCTGATGAGCTGGCTCCCGAGCTGCAGCAACCGTTCCGGGCGCAATACGAACTGATGGAGAGGCGTCTGGCCAACATCATCACCACCCCGGGAATGGTTGTCGCGGTGGCGATGGCGATTGGTCTGCTGCTGCTTCAACCCGGCTGGCTTCATGAGAGCTGGATGCACGCCAAGCTGGGCTTCGTGGCCGCACTGCTCGCCTATCACCTGCTGTGTTACAGGCTGATGGGACAGTTGAAGACGGGCGGCTGTCAGTGGAGCGGGCGTCAGTTGCGCGCGTTCAACGAACTGCCCACCCTGCTGCTGGTGCTGGTTGTGATGCTGGTGGTCTTCAAGAACCAGTTCCCGACCAGCGCCGCGACCTGGTTCATCGTCGGACTGGTGGTGTTCATGGCCGCGTCGATCCAGTTCTACGCGCGCTGGCGTCGTCTGCGCGCCGAAGCGGCAGCGGAGGCCTGA
- a CDS encoding PHP domain-containing protein yields MPTRTDHPLSTVLEQVESSSCPGTLNFHCHTICSDGSLTPEELITQATERGLTHLAVTDHHSSHAHPAMRDWLSRQRDSGRTVPTLWSGMEISALLKGCLVHVLALGFELNHRDLQPYNRGDAVVGEALRAESVVRAIHAAGGLAVLAHPARYRLGHDLLIEEAARLGFDGGEAWYDYEMQPHWRPSPLICETIDRQLRELGLLRTCGTDSHGIDLSGR; encoded by the coding sequence ATGCCAACGCGCACTGATCACCCTCTGAGCACGGTGCTGGAGCAGGTCGAATCCTCCAGTTGCCCCGGGACGCTGAACTTCCACTGCCACACCATCTGCAGCGATGGAAGTCTGACCCCTGAGGAACTGATCACCCAGGCAACGGAACGGGGCCTGACGCACCTGGCGGTGACCGATCACCACAGCTCCCATGCGCATCCCGCCATGCGTGACTGGTTGTCCCGGCAGCGGGACTCGGGCCGGACCGTGCCCACCCTGTGGAGCGGCATGGAGATCAGCGCCCTGCTCAAGGGTTGTCTGGTCCACGTGCTGGCGCTCGGCTTCGAGCTGAATCACCGGGATCTGCAGCCCTACAACCGTGGTGATGCCGTGGTCGGTGAAGCATTGCGAGCCGAGAGCGTCGTCCGGGCGATCCACGCGGCGGGCGGGCTTGCCGTGCTGGCCCATCCGGCCCGCTACCGACTCGGCCATGACCTGCTCATCGAGGAGGCCGCCCGTCTGGGATTTGATGGAGGTGAAGCCTGGTACGACTATGAGATGCAGCCCCACTGGCGACCAAGCCCCTTGATCTGCGAAACGATCGACCGGCAGCTCCGTGAACTTGGCCTTTTGCGTACGTGTGGCACCGACAGTCACGGAATCGACCTGAGCGGCCGCTAA